A genomic segment from Pararge aegeria chromosome 15, ilParAegt1.1, whole genome shotgun sequence encodes:
- the LOC120630110 gene encoding uncharacterized protein LOC120630110: MNRLFDIFICVMAFKSAVSISEVNQACINSYQDSLDNNFLIGTWFKVCEFAQRLNLPSSNYCEETVIKRATETDIQRYREGYKQENPFNFDGNPVISESFIFKGMLMGNTEAKYFVFDPENYFYKEDKYIAKVFRRVSDNYLLVHQCQWRGYFKSLLSRKRNVTKAELNRVIATMNKDVGGMETQRFCTNDTFF; encoded by the coding sequence ATGAATCgtttatttgatatatttatatgtgttatGGCCTTCAAAAGTGCAGTGAGTATATCCGAAGTGAACCAAGCATGTATAAACTCATATCAGGATAGTTTGGATAACAATTTTCTTATTGGAACCTGGTTTAAAGTATGTGAATTTGCTCAAAGATTAAATCTACCATCTTCGAATTATTGTGAAGAGACTGTCATAAAAAGGGCCACTGAAACAGACATTCAAAGATACCGGGAGGGTTACAAACAAGAAAACCCATTTAACTTTGATGGTAATCCAGTTATATCTGAATCTTTTATATTCAAAGGTATGTTAATGGGAAACACGGAAgcgaaatattttgttttcgatcctgaaaactatttttataaagaagaCAAGTATATAGCGAAGGTGTTCAGAAGAGTTAGTGATAATTATTTGTTGGTCCACCAGTGTCAATGGCGGGGCTATTTTAAGTCGTTGCTCTCGAGGAAGCGTAATGTGACGAAAGCAGAGTTAAATAGAGTGATTGCAACTATGAACAAAGATGTAGGGGGCATGGAAACACAGAGATTTTGTACAAACGATacgtttttttga